The DNA sequence CCCGTCGGCACTGGTGACCTCCAACGCGGCCCGCGGGTCGCGGCGCAGGTTGGCCGTCTTGGCTCGGCCTTCGGTCATCGAGACGTAGATGACACCGGCCTCGTGGTCGTAGAAGGGTTGGACCGGCGACATCTGGGGCCGGCCGTCCGACTTGATCGTCGCGAGGACGCCGAGCCGGCTTTCCGCGAGCAGTGCGCGCGGGTTGAACGGTGCGTCTGCCATGTCAAGCTCCAAGTCGCGTTCGCGGGCGGCTATTCCTCCCGGTCCTCCCCGACGCGGGGCCGGATCCGGCCGCGGGGCAGCACACCGGCGCGCACGGTGAACCCGCCGTTCCGGGGCGTTCCGCGGAGTTCCCCT is a window from the Streptomonospora litoralis genome containing:
- a CDS encoding PPOX class F420-dependent oxidoreductase; protein product: MADAPFNPRALLAESRLGVLATIKSDGRPQMSPVQPFYDHEAGVIYVSMTEGRAKTANLRRDPRAALEVTSADGWAWATAEGTATLTGPGADPGGPEVDALVDYYRRAAGEHPDWQEYRSVMVTDRRVLMALAVEHVYGARIR